Proteins from one Gorilla gorilla gorilla isolate KB3781 chromosome 11, NHGRI_mGorGor1-v2.1_pri, whole genome shotgun sequence genomic window:
- the GPR55 gene encoding G-protein coupled receptor 55, whose translation MSQQNTSGDCLFDGVNELMKTLQFAVHIPTFVLGLLLNLLAIHGFSTFLKNRWPDYAATSIYMINLAVFDLLLVLSLPFKMVLSQVQSPFPSLCTLVECLYFISMYGSVFTICFISMDRFLAIRYPLLVSHLRSPRKIFGICCTIWVLVWTGSIPIYSFHGKVEKYMCFHNMSDDTWSAKVFFPLEVFGFLLPMGIMGFCCSRSIHILLGRRDHTQDWVQQKACIYSIAASLAVFVVSFLPVHLGFFLQFLVRNGFIVECRAKQSISFFLQLSMCFSNVNCCLDVFCYYFVIKEFRMNIRAHRPSRVQLVLQDTTISRG comes from the coding sequence ATGAGTCAGCAAAACACCAGTGGAGACTGCCTGTTTGACGGTGTCAACGAGCTAATGAAAACCCTACAGTTTGCAGTCCACATTCCCACCTTCGTCCTGGGCCTGCTCCTCAACCTGCTGGCCATCCATGGCTTCAGCACCTTCCTTAAGAACAGGTGGCCTGATTATGCTGCCACCTCCATCTACATGATCAACCTGGCGGTCTTTGACCTGCTGCTGGTGCTCTCCCTCCCGTTCAAGATGGTCCTGTCCCAGGTACAGTCCCCCTTCCCGTCCCTGTGCACCTTGGTGGAGTGCCTTTACTTCATCAGCATGTACGGAAGCGTCTTCACCATCTGCTTCATCAGCATGGACCGGTTCTTGGCCATCCGGTACCCACTCCTGGTGAGCCACCTCCGGTCCCCCAGGAAGATCTTTGGGATCTGCTGCACCATCTGGGTCCTGGTGTGGACCGGGAGCATCCCTATCTATAGTTTCCATGGGAAAGTGGAAAAATACATGTGCTTCCACAACATGTCTGATGATACCTGGAGCGCCAAGGTCTTCTTCCCACTGGAGGTGTTTGGCTTCCTCCTTCCCATGGGCATCATGGGCTTCTGCTGCTCCAGGAGCATCCACATCCTGCTGGGCCGCCGAGACCACACCCAGGACTGGGTGCAGCAGAAAGCCTGCATCTACAGCATCGCAGCCAGCCTGGCTGTCTTCGTGGTCTCCTTCCTCCCAGTCCACTTGGGATTCTTCCTGCAGTTCCTGGTGAGAAACGGCTTTATTGTAGAGTGCAGAGCCAAGCAGAGCATCAGCTTCTTCTTGCAATTGTCCATGTGTTTCTCCAACGTCAACTGCTGCCTGGATGTTTTCTGCTACTACTTTGTCATCAAAGAATTCCGCATGAACATCAGGGCCCACCGGCCTTCCAGGGTCCAGCTGGTCCTGCAGGACACCACGATCTCCCGGGGCTAA